One genomic segment of Ricinus communis isolate WT05 ecotype wild-type chromosome 5, ASM1957865v1, whole genome shotgun sequence includes these proteins:
- the LOC8287407 gene encoding probable E3 ubiquitin-protein ligase RHB1A — protein sequence MGGCCCCSSKGAEINSAPAYYYYPRASEEHVPLSSRHGSVATLSTGLLVDTNLDTSVPDAYRPPPPPIPFEMAIGCPQTPQGAQETSSDKDDGTVQTTNSGSVQETTYTNTRETSIKCEDVKEPDCKAQTNLELDSAKELEVEFSKSVELLVSATEEEDVCPTCLEEYDAENPKITTKCEHHFHLSCILEWMERSDTCPVCDKEMIIDPPLD from the exons ATGGGAGGTTGCTGTTGCTGTTCCTCTAAGGGAGCTGAAATAAATAGTGCACCTGCTTATTATTAT TACCCTAGAGCATCAGAAGAGCATGTCCCGCTATCATCTCGCCATGGTTCTGTGGCTACCCTCTCAACAGGACTCCTGGTTGATACAAACCTTGACACATCAGTCCCTGATGCTTATAGGCCACCCCCTCCTCCTATCCCATTTGAAATGGCTATAGGATGTCCCCAAACACCACAAGGGGCTCAGGAAACTTCTTCTGATAAAGATGATGGAACAGTGCAAACAACAAATTCTGGTTCTgttcaagaaacaacctataCTAATACTCGAGAAACTTCAATTAAGTGTGAGGATGTGAAAGAGCCGGACTGTAAGGCACAAACTAATTTAGAACTTGATTCAGCAAAGGAGCTAGAAGTTGAATTCTCAAAGTCAGTTGAGCTTCTTGTTTCTGCAACAGAGGAAGAGGATGTTTGTCCCACTTGTCTAGAAG AGTATGATGCGGAGAATCCAAAAATAACCACAAAATGTGAGCACCATTTTCACCTATCATGCATTCTTGAATGGATGGAAAGAAGTGACACGTGTCCTGTTTGTGATAAG GAGATGATAATTGATCCTCCTCTTGATTAG